A genomic window from Lotus japonicus ecotype B-129 chromosome 1, LjGifu_v1.2 includes:
- the LOC130733285 gene encoding receptor-like protein 7, producing MGWFLLLPYFIFHLFLLLLHFPSYTYSLCNYHDNSALIQFKNSFVVNSSDDQPFTFQRDDGLSPCSSFSSKTESWKNGTDCCKWDGVTCDDAVSGRVIGLDLTCGHLRGEFHPNNTIFQLKHLQQLNLAYNHFTGSLLYSGIGGLLKLTHLNLSFSGISGDIPSTISHLSKLESLDLSNFEMRFDPSTWKKLILNTSNLRELHLDHVNMSSIRENSLSLLNNFSSSLVSLHLEDTGLQGKLPSNILCLPSLEELVLSWNVELRGQLPKSNWSTTLRYLDLYETSFSGEIPDSIGHLKSLEKLVLFGSNFNGMIPLSFSNLTQLTYLSLGANQFHGEISSLLSILDPSLLWLDLGDNQFTGSIGEFSTNSLNYLSLSTIKLQGKFPDSIFEFENLTYLDLSSTQLSGPVDFHQFSKLESLKYLDLSHNSFLLINSSVEHLLPNLESLFLSSCNITGSFPKFLAQFQNLIELDLSNNNIYGKIPKGFHEKLHSWNNIFKIDLRHNKLQGDLPIPPYGIVYFLLSDNNFIGGISSTICDASSINILDLAHNNLTGTIPQCLGNATYINYEINLAHNNLIGMIPQGLGNASHIIYIDLAHNNLTGTIPQCLCNASSLNMLSLAHNNLTGTIPQCLGSFHDLVVLDLQMNNLHGSIPRNFSKRNDFETIKLNGNRLDGPLPQALAQCTKLEVLDLGDNNIEDSFPSWLETLQELKVLRLRSNKLRGIITCPNSKHSFPKLRILDVANNNFSGSLPASCFMNFQAMKNVDDNRTGSLYVGSSNLYVSFGYYYNDSVMVVMKGQYRELVRILTTYTILDLSNNMFEGEVPMVIGQLNSLKGLNLSHNGINGTIPHSLSNLRNLEWLDLSRNRLTGEIPWKMRNLHFLSLLNLSQNHLEGIIPTGGQFDTFENSSYGENPMLCGLPLSKSCNKDEEQPPHSTFQDDEESGFGWKSVAVGYACGAVVGMLLAYNLFLTAKPQWLASLVEGVFGIRVKRTNNRARANRRGMN from the coding sequence ATGGGGTGGTTTCTTTTACTACCATATTTTATCTTCCACTTGTTCTTGTTGCTCCTTCATTTTCCTTCGTACACTTACTCACTGTGCAACTATCATGACAACTCTGCCTTAATCCAATTCAAGAACTCATTTGTTGTCAACAGTTCCGATGATCAGCCTTTCACTTTTCAACGTGATGATGGTTTGTCTCcttgttcttctttttcttctaagACAGAGTCCTGGAAAAATGGAACAGATTGTTGCAAGTGGGATGGGGTCACGTGCGACGACGCCGTATCAGGCCGCGTGATTGGTCTCGACCTTACCTGCGGGCATCTTCGAGGTGAGTTCCATCCCAATAACACCATATTCCAGCTCAAGCACCTTCAACAACTCAACCTTGCTTATAATCATTTTACTGGGTCTCTATTATATTCTGGAATTGGTGGTCTCTTGAAACTCACACATCTGAATTTGTCATTCTCTGGAATCAGTGGTGATATTCCCTCCACAATCTCTCACTTGTCTAAACTTGAATCACTTGATCTCAGCAACTTTGAAATGAGATTTGATCCATCCACATGGAAGAAACTCATTCTTAACACAAGTAATTTAAGGGAGCTTCATCTGGATCACGTGAACATGTCTTCAATCAGAGAGAACTCTTTGTCACTGCTGAACAATTTTTCATCCTCTTTGGTCTCTCTTCATCTAGAAGACACTGGATTACAAGGGAAACTTCCAAGTAACATCCTCTGTTTACCCAGTCTTGAAGAACTAGTTTTGTCGTGGAATGTAGAGCTCAGAGGTCAACTTCCAAAGTCCAACTGGAGCACTACACTAAGGTACTTGGATCTCTATGAAACCTCATTCTCAGGAGAAATTCCAGATTCCATAGGCCATTTGAAATCTCTTGAAAAACTTGTTCTGTTCGGCAGCAATTTCAATGGAATGATTCCTTTATCTTTTTCAAACCTCACTCAACTAACATATTTGAGCCTCGGGGCAAATCAGTTTCATGGTGAGATCTCATCATTACTTTCAATTCTCGACCCATCATTGTTATGGTTGGATCTTGGTGACAACCAGTTTACAGGGTCAATTGGTGAATTCTCAACTAATTCTTTGAATTATTTGTCTCTCTCTACCATCAAATTACAAGGTAAGTTTCCAGACtcaatatttgaatttgaaaatctTACTTACTTGGATTTGTCATCAACTCAGTTGAGTGGCCCCGTGGATTTCCACCAATTTTCAAAGCTTGAGAGTCTAAAATACCTCGATCTTTCTCACAATAGTTTTCTGTTAATTAATAGCAGTGTTGAACATCTCTTACCAAACCTTGAAAGTTTATTTCTATCTTCTTGTAATATTACCGGCAGTTTTCCTAAATTCTTAGCACAATTTCAAAATCTAATAGAATTAGATCTttctaataataatatttatggAAAGATTCCCAAAGGGTTTCATGAGAAGCTCCACTCGTGGAACAACATTTTCAAAATTGACCTTCGTCACAACAAACTTCAAGGTGATCTTCCAATCCCACCCTATGGCATTGTATACTTCCTTCTGTCGGACAACAACTTCATTGGTGGAATCTCTTCAACAATATGTGATGCAAGCTCCATCAATATACTCGACTTGGCTCACAACAACTTGACTGGCACGATTCCACAATGCCTAGGCAATGCAACCTATATCAATTATGAAATCAACTTGGCTCATAACAACTTGATTGGTATGATTCCACAAGGTCTGGGCAATGCAAGCCACATCATTTACATCGACTTAGCTCACAACAACTTGACTGGAACAATTCCACAATGCCTATGCAATGCAAGCTCCCTCAATATGCTTAGTTTGGCTCACAACAACTTGACCGGCACGATTCCACAGTGCCTGGGGTCATTTCATGATCTTGTGGTGTTGGATTTGCAAATGAACAACCTTCATGGAAGCATCCCTAGAAACTTTTCCAAGAGAAATGACTTTGAGACAATAAAGTTGAATGGAAATCGATTGGATGGACCATTACCACAGGCTTTGGCCCAGTGCACAAAACTCGAAGTTTTGGACCTTGGAGACAACAACATAGAAGATTCATTTCCTAGTTGGCTAGAAACTCTACAAGAGTTAAAAGTACTCCGTTTACGGTCAAACAAACTTCGTGGTATCATCACATGTCCCAACTCCAAGCATTCATTCCCCAAGTTGAGAATTCTTGATGTCGCAAATAACAATTTTAGTGGCTCCTTGCCAGCATCATGCTTCATGAACTTTCAAGCAATGAAGAATGTTGACGACAATCGAACTGGTTCACTGTATGTGGGTAGCAGCAACTTGTACGTGTCTTTCGGATATTACTATAATGATTCTGTGATGGTTGTAATGAAAGGTCAATATAGGGAGCTAGTGAGAATATTGACTACTTACACAATCCTTGATTTATCAAATAACATGTTTGAAGGAGAAGTTCCTATGGTCATTGGACAATTAAATTCACTTAAAGGGCTTAACCTTTCACACAATGGAATCAATGGTACCATTCCACATTCATTGAGTAATTTGAGAAATTTGGAATGGTTGGACCTCTCAAGGAACCGGTTAACAGGAGAGATTCCttggaaaatgagaaatttGCATTTTCTCTCTTTGTTGAACCTTTCACAAAACCATCTTGAGGGAATCATACCTACTGGTGGACAGTTTGACACATTTGAAAATTCTTCTTATGGAGAAAATCCAATGTTGTGTGGACTCCCTTTGTCAAAATCTTGCAATAAGGATGAAGAACAACCACCACATTCAACATTTCAGGATGATGAAGAATCAGGATTTGGTTGGAAATCTGTGGCTGTGGGATATGCATGTGGGGCTGTGGTTGGGATGCTCTTGGCATACAACTTATTCTTGACAGCAAAACCCCAATGGCTTGCGTCACTTGTTGAAGGTGTGTTTGGAATAAGAGTGAAAAGGACAAACAACAGAGCTCGTGCAAACCGTAGAGGAATGAATTAG